A genome region from Vulpes lagopus strain Blue_001 chromosome 7, ASM1834538v1, whole genome shotgun sequence includes the following:
- the LOC121495809 gene encoding 40S ribosomal protein S15a-like, whose protein sequence is MVRMNVLADPLKSINNAEKRGKSQVLIRPCSKVIIRFLTVMMKRGYIGEFEIIDDHRAGKIVVNLTGRLNKCGVISPRFDIQLKDLEKWQNNLLPSCQLGFIVLTTSAGIKDHEEARQKHTGGKIPGFFF, encoded by the coding sequence ATGGTGCGCATGAACGTCCTGGCAGATCCTCTCAAGAGCATTAACAATGCTGAAAAGAGAGGCAAGAGCCAGGTTCTTATTAGGCCATGCTCCAAAGTCATCATCCGATTTCTCACTGTGATGATGAAGCGTGGTTACATCGGCGAATTTGAAATCATTGATGACCACAGAGCTGGGAAAATTGTTGTGAACCTCACAGGCAGGTTAAACAAGTGTGGAGTGATCAGCCCCAGATTTGACATACAACtgaaagatctagaaaaatggcagaataaCCTGCTCCCATCCTGCCAGTTAGGTTTCATTGTCCTGACAACCTCAGCTGGCATCAAGGACCACGAAGAAGCAAGACAAAAACACACAGGAGGGAAAATCCCGGGATTCTTTTTCTAG
- the CCDC124 gene encoding coiled-coil domain-containing protein 124 has protein sequence MPKKFQGENTKSAAARARRAEAKAAADARKQKELEDAYWKDEDKHVMRKEQRKEEKEKRRLEQLERKKETQRLLEEEDSKLKGGKAPRVAAPSKVTRAQIEETLRRDHQHKEAPEPAEKAKSHLEVPLEENVNRRVLEEGSVEARTIEDAIAVLSVAEEAADRHPERRMRAAFTAFEEAQLPRLKQENPNMRLSQLKQLLKKEWLRSPDNPMNQRAMPFNAPK, from the exons ATGCCCAAGAAGTTCCAGGGTGAGAACACCAAGTCGGCAGCGGCCCGGGCGCGGAGGGCTGAGGCCAAGGCAGCAGCTGATGCCAGGAAGCAGAAGGAGCTGGAGGATGCTTATTGGAAGGATGAGGACAAACACGTCATGAGGAAGGAACAGCGCAAG gaggagaaggagaagcggcGCCTGGAGCAGTTGGAGCGCAAGAAGGAGACACAGCgcctgctggaggaggaggactCCAAGCTCAAGGGTGGCAAGGCCCCCCGCGTGGCTGCGCCCAGCAAGGTCACCCGGGCCCAGATTGAGGAGACACTCCGCCGAGACCACCAGCACAAAGAGGCCCCCGAACCAG CCGAGAAAGCCAAGAGCCACTTGGAGGTGCCGCTGGAGGAGAATGTGAACCGCCGAGTGCTGGAGGAGGGCAGTGTGGAGGCGCGCACCATTGAGGATGCCATCGCGGTGCTCAG CGTGGCAGAAGAGGCTGCAGACCGGCACCCAGAGCGCCGCATGCGGGCGGCCTTCACCGCCTTTGAGGAGGCACAGCTGCCACGGCTCAAGCAAGAAAACCCCAACATGCGGCTGTCGCAGCTGAAGCAGTTGCTCAAGAAGGAGTGGCTGCGGTCGCCAGACAACCCCATGAACCAGCGGGCCATGCCCTTCAATGCCCCCAAGTGA